In the Streptomyces fradiae ATCC 10745 = DSM 40063 genome, AGGGGCGCCAGGTCAGTTCCCCCGGTTCCACACTCAGCACGAGGTCGGGGAGGTGCTCCATGAGCGTCTCCACGGCCGTGCGCGCCATCACGTCCGCCAGCAGCGGCGCCGGATAGGGGCAGCGGTGCTCGCCGTTGCTGAAGGAGAGGTGGGCGGAGTTCTCGGCGCCGACGTGGGACTCCGGCCAGATCTGCGGGTCGGTGTTGGCCGCGGCGAGTCCCAGCACCAGGCAGTCGCCCTGGCGGATCAGCCGCCCGCCGAGCTGGGTGTCGCGCACCGCCCAGCGGCCGACGAAGTTCTGGGTCGGCGTGTCGAGCCACAGCACCTCGTTGAGCGCGTCCCCGACGCTGACCCGGCCGCCGGAGACGTTCACCGCGAAGCGCTCGTCGGTCAGCAGCAGGCGCAGGGTGTTGCCGATCCAGTTGCCGGTGGGCTGCTGGGCCGCGGCGATCACGGAGATGAGGTCCTGGACGATCTCCTCGTCGGTGAGCCCGGCCGGATCCAGCAGCATCCGGGAGGTGACGTCGGGACCGGGCCGCTCCCGCTTCTCCCGCACCAGACGCATGATGCGCGCGCCGACCCGGCCGTAGGCGGCCACCGGGTCGTCGCCCTCACTCGCGTCGAGCGAGATCCGCAGGTCGTCGACGAGCTGCTCGGTGTCGGCGCTGCCCTGCTCCATGCCGCACATCCACAGCACGGCGCGGGCCGGCAGCGCATGGGCGTACATGCTCATCAGCTCGGCCTGCCCCCGGCCGGCGAAGGCGGAGATGATCTGCTCGGCGATCAACCGGCACTCGCGGGCCAGCTCGAACTGGTCGACCCCCTCCAGCGCATGGGTGATCACCCCGGCCCGGCGCTGGTGCTCGGCACCCTCGGTGAACAGCACGGACGGCTGGTAGCCCACGAACGGCAGCAGGGGCCAGTCCGGCGGGATGTGCGGCCACTGGTTCCAGCGCCGGGAGTCCCGGGCGAACAGCTCGTCGTGGCTGGTGACGAAGGAGACCTCGGGGTAGCCGAGGACGAGCCACGCCGGGATGTCGTCGTCGAGCAGCACCGGCGCGACCGCGCCGTGTTCGCGGCGCAGCGCGCGGTACAGCTCGGAGGGCGTCTGCTGGTACTCCAGCCCGCCCAGGCGTACGGCCGAGGCGTGCGCGGGGCAGCCGGGCGGGGGAGTGGCCGCGGACGGGGAAGCGGCGGTGTCGCTCACGGGGTGCCCTCCTGGGAGCGTGCCAGCGCGTACAGATGGTCCACCAGGCAGATCAGGACCTCCTTGGCCGACGATCTGAGCCGCGCGTCGCAGTCGATCATCGGGACGTGCTTCCCCAGGGCGAGAGCCTGGCGGATCTCCTCCAGCGAGAAGCGCGCGTCGTCGTCGTCGAAGCGGTTGACCGCGACCACGAACGGTGTCCGGTGGTGTTCGAGCCGGTCGATCGCGTACCAGGAGTCCTCCATGCGCCGGGTGTCGACGAGGACGACGGCGCCCAGCGTGCCGGAGAAGAGGCGGTCCCACAGGAACCAGAAGCGCTCCTGACCCGGGGCGCCGAACAGGTACAGGACCATGCGCTGGTTGAGGCTGATGCGCCCGAAGTCGAAGGCGACGGTCGTGGTGGTCTTGCTCTCCACGCCCTTCGTCTCGTCGACGCCCTGCCCCGCCTGGGTCATCACCTCCTCGGTGTTCAGTGGCCGGATCTCGCTGACCGAGCGCACCAGAGTGGTCTTGCCGACGCCGAAGCCGCCCACGACGACGATCTTCAGGCCGGTTTCGGCGGCGTCGGCCAGCGGGGTGCGCCGGGTGGGCAGCTCAGAGGTTGCGGAGCCCATGGAGGACCTCCTGGAGCAGGGCGGTTTCGGGGAGGCCCGCGACGGATGCGGCGGCGCGGGGGTGGCGGGCGCTGACCTTGCCCATGTCGTGCAGGTCGCCGAGCAGGATCCGTACGACGGTCACGGGCAGCGCCAGCTCGGCCGCGATCTCGACCACCGCGGTGGGGTGCCGGCACAGCTCCAGGATGCGGACGTGCTCCGACTGCATCCCGGAGGTGGGTCCGCCCTCGCTGACGACCAGCGTCACCAGGTCGAAGGAGTCGTCGGCCTCGCTGCGCCCACCCGTGACCATGTACAGCCGGTCGGGATCACCGATGTCCACGGGTTTGCGGATCACGCGCCGGCACCCCTGCCGGCGGCCGTGCGGGGCTCGGCCCGCAGGTGGTCGCCGATCTGCTCGACCAGCTCGGTCATCTGGTGGCCGACCATGCCGGGGTCGG is a window encoding:
- a CDS encoding GTP-binding protein, coding for MGSATSELPTRRTPLADAAETGLKIVVVGGFGVGKTTLVRSVSEIRPLNTEEVMTQAGQGVDETKGVESKTTTTVAFDFGRISLNQRMVLYLFGAPGQERFWFLWDRLFSGTLGAVVLVDTRRMEDSWYAIDRLEHHRTPFVVAVNRFDDDDARFSLEEIRQALALGKHVPMIDCDARLRSSAKEVLICLVDHLYALARSQEGTP
- a CDS encoding DUF742 domain-containing protein; translated protein: MIRKPVDIGDPDRLYMVTGGRSEADDSFDLVTLVVSEGGPTSGMQSEHVRILELCRHPTAVVEIAAELALPVTVVRILLGDLHDMGKVSARHPRAAASVAGLPETALLQEVLHGLRNL
- a CDS encoding cytochrome P450; this encodes MSDTAASPSAATPPPGCPAHASAVRLGGLEYQQTPSELYRALRREHGAVAPVLLDDDIPAWLVLGYPEVSFVTSHDELFARDSRRWNQWPHIPPDWPLLPFVGYQPSVLFTEGAEHQRRAGVITHALEGVDQFELARECRLIAEQIISAFAGRGQAELMSMYAHALPARAVLWMCGMEQGSADTEQLVDDLRISLDASEGDDPVAAYGRVGARIMRLVREKRERPGPDVTSRMLLDPAGLTDEEIVQDLISVIAAAQQPTGNWIGNTLRLLLTDERFAVNVSGGRVSVGDALNEVLWLDTPTQNFVGRWAVRDTQLGGRLIRQGDCLVLGLAAANTDPQIWPESHVGAENSAHLSFSNGEHRCPYPAPLLADVMARTAVETLMEHLPDLVLSVEPGELTWRPSIWMRGLTSLPVEFTPAAR